One window from the genome of Palaemon carinicauda isolate YSFRI2023 chromosome 24, ASM3689809v2, whole genome shotgun sequence encodes:
- the LOC137618012 gene encoding paired box protein Pax-6-like — translation MFIWIILDEPSDAGELSEDSNAGSSENSNSEDQARLHLKRKLQRNRTSFTNDQIDSLEKEFERTHYPDVFARERLAAKIGLPEARIQVWFSNRRAKWRREEKLRNQRRAAEGIAPSSPTRIINNFTPSPMYTPLPPPPMSVADTYGSMAGGGGFGMGSSVGVGPGVGVVASSPNCLPQQQPTTVVHSAMTTGVGLGRDHSHNAHNPYMSRSYDSLYTHARASPTCPPMLYHPASHHPHQNPHAPHEYNTPTPPNSQAGLLSPGVSVPVAVPGQHHDMNTQYWTRLQ, via the exons ATGTTTATATGGATTATCCTAGATGAGCCAA gtgACGCGGGCGAGCTTAGCGAGGACAGCAATGCTGGCAGCAGCGAAAACAGTAACAGCGAAGACCAAGCCAGACTTCACTTGAAGAGAAAACTTCAGAGAAACAGAACTTCTTTCACGAATGACCAGATTGATAGTTTGGAAAAAG AATTTGAGAGAACTCATTATCCTGATGTATTTGCTCGCGAGAGACTGGCCGCAAAGATAGGCTTGCCGGAAGCTAGGATACAG GTGTGGTTCAGCAACCGAAGAGCCAAATGGCGGAGAGAGGAAAAGTTAAGGAACCAGCGGAGGGCGGCCGAGGGCATCGCACCCTCCTCCCCCACCAGAATCATCAACAACTTCACGCCTTCTCCCATGTACACCCCATTGCCTCCTCCGCCCATGTCTGTCGCTGACACCTATGG GTCTATGGCAGGCGGAGGCGGATTCGGCATGGGATCGAGTGTGGGCGTAGGGCCAGGAGTGGGCGTGGTGGCCTCCAGCCCTAACTGCCTCCCACAACAGCAGCCCACAACCGTCGTCCACTCTGCGATGACCACGGGCGTGGGACTCGGCCGAGACCATTCTCACAACGCCCACAACCCGTACATGAGTCGGTCTTACGACTCGCTGTACACGCACGCCCGCGCCTCACCCACTTGCCCGCCCATGCTTTATCACCCAGCTTCGCACCACCCACACCAGAACCCACACGCTCCTCACGAGTACAATACGCCCACGCCACCCAATTCACAAGCCG GTCTTCTCTCTCCCGGTGTGTCAGTGCCTGTAGCGGTGCCCGGCCAACACCACGACATGAACACCCAATACTGGACTCGATTGCAGTAG